From a single Sporosarcina oncorhynchi genomic region:
- the yabQ gene encoding spore cortex biosynthesis protein YabQ translates to MSLSVQFLSLLAMIGTGIVAGAFMDLIGTGIDKSSKRSILRKYSAVIEVIGWVLIGCASFYVLFIVRDGAWRMYDPFAQVSGILLYASIFHRPFRFFGRLINFLIIRPILFVILLVVRIIRVIIRLIVKLLRVISVPFVYLYNKVYSSLFQTTEK, encoded by the coding sequence ATGAGTCTCTCTGTCCAGTTTCTTAGTTTACTCGCAATGATTGGGACAGGCATTGTAGCGGGGGCATTCATGGATCTAATCGGGACAGGAATCGATAAGTCCAGTAAAAGGTCAATTCTCCGAAAGTATTCTGCTGTCATTGAAGTGATTGGATGGGTTTTGATTGGATGTGCATCCTTTTATGTCCTGTTTATTGTAAGGGATGGTGCATGGAGGATGTACGATCCGTTTGCGCAAGTGAGCGGAATTTTGTTATATGCATCGATTTTCCATCGACCGTTTAGGTTTTTTGGAAGGCTTATCAACTTTTTAATTATCCGGCCGATTTTGTTTGTTATCCTGCTCGTAGTGCGGATTATTCGTGTTATTATCAGGTTGATTGTCAAGCTGTTACGGGTGATTAGCGTTCCGTTTGTTTATTTGTACAACAAGGTCTATAGCTCCCTCTTTCAAACTACCGAGAAATGA
- the mazG gene encoding nucleoside triphosphate pyrophosphohydrolase, translated as MNLLTIIGLGAGDLDQLSIGTYRKLKTAEMIVARTDQHPVIEELRAEGLQIDSFDAIYEKNDGFEQVYEEIAERLVALAKEQPVTYAVPGHPLVAERTVQLLIEKERAGLVQLDIAGGNSFLDPIFGALRIDPIEGFQLLDGTDMGRDDVQMTQHVLIGQVYDAFVASEVKLSLMEKYAFDHPVTIVTAAGSSLEKLRTVPLFELDRETEIDNLTTIYVPPVLEQEERLKEWSTFREIIAALRAPDGCPWDREQTHESLKRYLIEEAHELLEAIDQQDDEGVIEELGDVLLQVFLHAQIGEDNGYFAMEDVLQSIGEKMIRRHPHVFGDRDVANSDEVLQNWQEIKQTEKPQVDSLLDGQERHSSSLLTSFNFQKAAAKVGFDWPDIEGAFDKFEEEWQEFKVEVENGTKESQTDELGDVFFTLVNLARFLKLSPEEAMAHANAKFKRRFSFVEQSVKDGKGVFSAYPLDELEAFWQQAKGREKK; from the coding sequence ATGAATCTATTGACGATTATCGGGCTCGGCGCAGGTGACCTTGACCAGCTATCTATAGGAACGTATCGCAAACTGAAGACGGCAGAGATGATTGTTGCAAGGACAGATCAGCATCCTGTTATTGAAGAATTGCGGGCGGAAGGCTTGCAAATCGATAGCTTTGACGCGATTTATGAAAAAAATGATGGTTTTGAGCAAGTGTATGAGGAAATTGCGGAGCGGTTAGTGGCGCTAGCGAAGGAGCAGCCTGTTACATATGCGGTGCCGGGGCATCCACTTGTTGCAGAACGGACCGTGCAGTTATTAATTGAAAAAGAACGCGCTGGACTTGTGCAACTCGACATTGCGGGCGGCAATAGTTTTCTTGACCCGATATTCGGTGCTTTGCGCATTGATCCAATAGAAGGTTTTCAATTGCTAGATGGCACGGATATGGGCCGTGATGATGTGCAGATGACACAGCATGTGCTCATTGGACAAGTGTATGACGCATTCGTCGCTTCGGAAGTGAAGCTTTCACTCATGGAGAAGTATGCGTTTGATCATCCGGTGACGATTGTGACGGCGGCCGGTTCTTCATTGGAAAAGCTGCGGACTGTACCACTGTTCGAGTTGGACCGGGAGACGGAAATCGATAACTTGACGACCATTTATGTGCCTCCGGTTCTTGAACAGGAAGAACGGTTGAAAGAGTGGTCGACGTTCCGTGAAATTATTGCGGCATTGCGTGCGCCGGATGGTTGTCCATGGGACCGTGAGCAGACGCATGAATCTTTGAAAAGGTATTTAATCGAGGAAGCGCACGAATTGCTTGAAGCGATTGATCAGCAAGATGATGAAGGGGTCATTGAAGAATTGGGTGACGTCCTGCTGCAAGTGTTCTTGCATGCGCAAATTGGTGAGGATAACGGGTATTTTGCAATGGAAGACGTCTTGCAGTCGATCGGTGAGAAGATGATCCGACGCCATCCGCATGTGTTCGGTGATCGTGACGTGGCGAATTCGGACGAAGTGCTGCAAAATTGGCAGGAAATCAAGCAGACCGAGAAGCCGCAAGTCGATTCGCTTTTAGATGGACAAGAACGACATAGTTCGTCGTTGCTTACTTCCTTTAATTTTCAAAAAGCAGCTGCGAAAGTCGGGTTTGACTGGCCGGATATTGAAGGGGCTTTTGATAAGTTTGAGGAAGAGTGGCAGGAATTTAAGGTTGAAGTGGAGAATGGTACGAAAGAGAGCCAGACGGATGAGTTGGGCGACGTGTTCTTTACGCTCGTCAATTTGGCGAGGTTCTTGAAATTGTCTCCTGAAGAGGCGATGGCGCATGCAAATGCAAAATTTAAACGCCGGTTTTCGTTTGTCGAACAAAGTGTGAAAGATGGAAAAGGTGTATTTTCCGCTTATCCGCTCGATGAATTAGAAGCGTTTTGGCAACAAGCAAAGGGGAGGGAAAAGAAATGA
- a CDS encoding S1 domain-containing RNA-binding protein — protein sequence MSIEVGSKLEGKVTGITNFGAFVELPTGATGLVHISEVADNYVKDINEHLKVGDMVEVKVMNVGTDGKIGLSIRKAKPEAEQRPQRPQRPRGGGGRPSAIERPENFEQKMAKFMKDSEERLTTLKRATESKRGGRGARRG from the coding sequence ATGTCAATTGAAGTAGGCAGCAAGTTAGAGGGTAAAGTTACAGGGATCACAAATTTTGGAGCGTTCGTGGAATTACCGACAGGTGCAACGGGTCTGGTCCATATAAGTGAAGTCGCAGACAACTATGTCAAAGATATTAACGAACATCTTAAAGTCGGTGACATGGTTGAAGTGAAAGTGATGAATGTCGGCACTGACGGCAAAATCGGTTTATCGATCAGAAAAGCGAAACCGGAAGCTGAACAACGTCCTCAACGCCCTCAACGTCCACGTGGTGGCGGTGGCCGTCCAAGCGCCATTGAGCGTCCAGAGAATTTTGAACAAAAGATGGCGAAGTTCATGAAAGACAGTGAAGAACGTCTGACAACATTAAAAAGAGCAACAGAATCTAAACGCGGTGGCCGTGGCGCAAGAAGAGGGTAA
- a CDS encoding FtsB family cell division protein, with protein sequence MEQRKRKPSTTVASIETEYVRSLQKKEVWRNKQRKRLKRKLFLYAIVALLVFGGLTNVYVQQKQALQAKEQEKIEVLAELEEVNNQQLLLKKQLVKLDDEEYIAKLARKEYFLSDKNEIIFSVPNKDKKKQEKVDGKE encoded by the coding sequence ATGGAGCAAAGGAAAAGGAAACCATCCACGACCGTTGCATCGATTGAAACTGAATATGTCCGCTCGTTGCAAAAGAAAGAAGTGTGGCGGAACAAGCAAAGGAAGCGACTCAAACGAAAACTGTTTCTGTATGCGATTGTCGCGTTGCTTGTATTCGGCGGTCTGACGAATGTGTACGTACAACAAAAGCAGGCATTGCAGGCGAAAGAACAGGAAAAGATTGAAGTGCTTGCTGAACTAGAAGAGGTTAACAACCAACAGCTCCTCTTGAAAAAGCAGCTTGTGAAGCTTGACGATGAAGAGTATATTGCAAAGCTTGCGCGCAAGGAATATTTCTTATCAGATAAAAATGAAATCATCTTTTCTGTTCCCAATAAAGACAAGAAAAAACAAGAAAAAGTTGACGGAAAAGAGTAG
- the yabP gene encoding sporulation protein YabP, protein MQIQTDNPTYAIPSGDHVVTMRNRKRMDLTSVKTIDRFDQEEFIIRTSQGVLVIRGEELRIVHLDVDKGLLTLEGTISTMQYDEEESGSRNFLHKLFG, encoded by the coding sequence ATGCAAATCCAGACGGATAATCCAACATACGCAATTCCATCGGGGGATCATGTTGTCACGATGAGAAATCGTAAAAGAATGGATCTTACATCTGTAAAAACGATTGACCGGTTCGATCAAGAGGAGTTCATCATCCGAACGTCACAAGGAGTGCTCGTAATCCGAGGGGAGGAGCTGCGCATCGTCCATTTGGATGTCGACAAAGGGCTTCTGACGTTGGAAGGGACAATTAGCACGATGCAATACGACGAAGAAGAGTCAGGTTCACGTAATTTCCTCCATAAATTATTTGGATGA
- a CDS encoding IS3 family transposase, giving the protein MIFQFVEDHRNQYRVNKMCEVLLVSTSGYYKWREKNQSDMQKKKEGALKYIQQIFFEYREVYGSPRIHKELDKIGMVLSEKTVGNYMRELGLCATMPSRYTVTTKSNSEHLIYPNLLNRNFNTDEPNKVWVVDITYIWTSEGWLYLATVMDLFSRKIIGFNLDKSLSKELPRLALVRAFLFRQPEEGLVHHSDQGCQYTSNDYIEILKEKKCEISMSRRGDCFDNACIESFHATIKKELIYRRKFKTRDEAERTVLDYIVSFYNEKRSHSTLNYTSPNQFELMYQESIKKNAQKPSATIMEEQLAL; this is encoded by the coding sequence GTGATCTTTCAATTCGTTGAAGATCATCGGAATCAATACCGCGTGAATAAGATGTGCGAAGTCCTTCTAGTATCAACCAGCGGCTATTATAAGTGGCGAGAAAAAAACCAAAGCGACATGCAGAAGAAGAAAGAAGGAGCGTTGAAGTACATCCAACAGATTTTCTTTGAGTACAGAGAAGTTTATGGCAGTCCTCGTATTCATAAGGAACTTGACAAGATTGGCATGGTCTTATCTGAAAAGACCGTAGGTAATTACATGCGTGAGCTTGGTCTATGCGCTACAATGCCTTCGCGCTACACAGTTACGACCAAATCTAATTCTGAGCACTTAATCTATCCAAATCTGTTAAATCGTAATTTTAATACAGACGAACCTAATAAGGTGTGGGTAGTCGATATCACGTATATTTGGACAAGTGAAGGCTGGTTATATTTGGCCACAGTAATGGATCTCTTTTCCCGTAAAATCATTGGATTTAATCTTGACAAGAGCTTATCAAAAGAATTGCCAAGGTTAGCCCTAGTGCGAGCTTTTCTCTTCCGCCAACCAGAAGAGGGACTGGTCCACCATTCGGATCAAGGGTGTCAATACACATCCAATGACTACATCGAAATTCTGAAAGAGAAGAAATGTGAAATTAGTATGAGCCGCAGAGGTGACTGTTTCGACAACGCATGTATCGAATCTTTCCATGCGACTATCAAGAAAGAACTGATTTATCGTCGTAAATTCAAGACTAGAGATGAGGCTGAAAGAACCGTCCTAGACTATATTGTTTCGTTCTACAACGAAAAACGCAGTCATTCTACATTAAATTACACGTCACCTAATCAGTTTGAATTAATGTATCAGGAATCCATTAAGAAAAACGCTCAGAAACCATCCGCAACTATCATGGAAGAACAGTTGGCTTTATAA
- a CDS encoding RNA-binding S4 domain-containing protein, whose protein sequence is MRLDKFLKVSRLIKRRTLAKQVADQGRITINDKVSKASSVVKPGDELAIRFGQKIVTVKIEALKESTKKEDAAMMYTILKEEKLEKVEPEFIDDED, encoded by the coding sequence ATGAGATTAGATAAATTTCTGAAAGTGTCACGGTTAATCAAACGCCGTACATTGGCGAAACAAGTAGCCGATCAGGGGCGGATTACGATTAATGATAAAGTGTCGAAAGCATCTTCCGTTGTGAAACCTGGTGACGAACTCGCGATTCGGTTCGGACAAAAGATTGTCACAGTCAAAATCGAAGCGCTAAAAGAGTCAACGAAGAAGGAAGACGCTGCGATGATGTATACAATTTTGAAGGAAGAGAAGCTTGAAAAGGTGGAACCAGAGTTTATTGACGATGAGGATTGA